One Equus quagga isolate Etosha38 chromosome 5, UCLA_HA_Equagga_1.0, whole genome shotgun sequence genomic window carries:
- the TLX2 gene encoding T-cell leukemia homeobox protein 2, producing the protein MEPAVLASHNLPHHEPISFGIDQILSCPEPPGSGLGPGRQGQGQGHGESAAFSGGFHGASSYSPAGSLAPLPGSSGVGPGGVIRVPAHRPLPVPPPAGGAPAVPGPSGLGGAGGLAGLTFPWMDSGRRFAKDRLTAALSPFSGTRRIGHPYQNRTPPKRKKPRTSFSRSQVLELERRFLRQKYLASAERAALAKALRMTDAQVKTWFQNRRTKWRRQTAEEREAERHRAGRLLLHLQQDALPRPLRPPLPPDPLCLHNSSLFALQNLQPWAEDNKVASVSGLASVV; encoded by the exons ATGGAGCCGGCGGTGCTGGCCTCGCACAACCTCCCGCACCACGAGCCAATCAGCTTCGGCATCGACCAGATCCTGAGCTGCCCAGAACCCCCCGGGAGCGGTCTAGGCCCGGGtcgccagggccagggccagggccatgGGGAGAGTGCGGCGTTCTCGGGTGGATTTCACGGAGCCTCCAGCTACAGCCCCGCGGGCTCGCTGGCCCCGCTGCCCGGTAGCTCCGGCGTGGGCCCGGGCGGCGTGATCCGCGTCCCGGCGCACCGCCCGCTGCCAGTGCCGCCGCCCGCGGGAGGCGCGCCTGCGGTGCCTGGACCCTCGGGCTTGGGCGGCGCCGGGGGCCTAGCGGGACTCACCTTCCCTTGGATGGACAGCGGCCGCCGCTTTGCCAAGGACCGGCTCACGG CCGCTCTCTCGCCCTTCTCCGGGACGCGCCGCATAGGCCACCCCTACCAAAACCGGACCCCGCCGAAGCGGAAGAAGCCGCGCACGTCCTTCTCCCGCTCGCAGGTGCTGGAGCTGGAGCGGCGCTTCCTACGCCAGAAGTACCTGGCCTCGGCCGAGAGGGCGGCGCTGGCCAAGGCCCTGCGCATGACCGACGCTCAGGTCAAGACGTGGTTCCAGAACCGGCGCACCAAGTGGCG GCGCCAGACGGCGGAGGAGCGCGAGGCGGAGCGGCACCGCGCCGGCCGGCTGCTCCTGCACCTGCAGCAGGACGCACTCCCGCGGCCGCTGCGGCCGCCACTGCCCCCGGACCCGCTCTGCCTGCACAACTCGTCGCTGTTCGCGCTGCAGAACCTGCAGCCCTGGGCCGAGGACAACAAGGTGGCTTCCGTGTCCGGGCTCGCCTCGGTGGTGTGA
- the PCGF1 gene encoding polycomb group RING finger protein 1 translates to MASPQGGQIAIAMRLRNQLQSVYKMDPLRNEEEVRVKIKDLNEHIVCCLCAGYFVDATTITECLHTFCKSCIVKYLQTSKYCPMCNIKIHETQPLLNLKLDRVMQDIVYKLVPGLQDSEEKRIREFYQSRGLDRVTQPSGEEPALSNLGLPFSSFDHSKAHYYRYDEQLSLCLERLSSGKDKNKSVLQNKYVRCSVRAEVRHLRRVLCHRLMLNPQHVQLLFDNEVLPDHMTMKQLWLSRWFGKPSPLLLQYSVKEKRR, encoded by the exons ATGGCGTCTCCTCAGGGGGGCCAGATTGCGATCGCGATGAGGCTTCGGAACCAGCTCCAGTCAGTGTACAAGATGGACCCGCTACGGAACGAG GAGGAGGTACGAGTAAAGATCAAAGACCTGAATGAGCACATCGTCTGCTGTCTGTGTGCCGGCTACTTCGTGGATGCCACCACCATCACAGAGTGTCTTCATACTT tCTGCAAGAGTTGTATTGTGAAGTACCTCCAAACCAGCAAGTACTGCCCCATGTGCAACATCAAGATCCACGAGACACAGCCACTGCTCAACCTCAAACTGGACCGGGTCATGCAGGACATTGTGTACAAGCTAGTGCCTGGCTTGCAAGACA GTGAAGAGAAACGAATTCGAGAATTCTACCAGTCCCGAGGACTGGACCGTGTCACCCAGCCCAGTGGGGAAG agccagccctgagcaACCTTGGCCTCCCCTTTAGCAGCTTTGACCACTCCAAAGCCCACTACTATCGCTATGATGAGCAGCTGAGCCTGTGTCTGGAGCGGCTGAG TTCTGGCAAAGACAAGAATAAAAGCGTCCTGCAG AACAAATATGTCCGATGTTCTGTTAGAGCTGAGGTTCGCCATCTCCGAAGGGTCCTGTGTCACCGCTTGATGCTAAATCCCCAGCAT GTGCAGCTCCTTTTTGACAATGAAGTGCTCCCTGATCACATGACCATGAAGCAGCTATGGCTCTCCCGCTGGTTCGGCAAG CCATCCCCTTTGCTTTTACAATACAGtgtgaaagagaagaggaggtaG
- the LBX2 gene encoding transcription factor LBX2: MAHRTWGPPTKGPARVCTRPRLAARSSTEAGSGELFRRLLSAPPHPMEIPLPRHLPAPEIPRPRGGGGGGSGGGAHGARAQRGGGSEAGGPEQEPHTGAQAAAERSAAGDWTTTARLAMSSGSEPRTPPTPFSIADILGPRVVPRGPSASQLPESSPGPTSPLCALEELTSKTFRGLDGHAPQPSAGRAAPGALSLGPAGRRRRKSRTAFTAQQVLELERRFVCQKYLAPSERDGLAARLGLANAQVVTWFQNRRAKLKRDVEEMRADVASLHALSPEIQCRLALPHGAPGLGRPDSGPHLSDEEIQVDD, from the exons ATGGCACACAGAACCTGGGGGCCGCCCACGAAGGGTCCAGCCCGAGTGTGTACGAGGCCGCGCCTGGCAGCGCGGAGCAGCACCGAGGCTGGGTCTGGTGAGTTGTTCCGCAGACTTCTCTCCGCGCCTCCTCATCCTATGGAAATACCGCTCCCGAGACATCTACCAGCTCCAGAAATACCGAGGCCCCgaggtggggggggtgggggttcaGGAGGAGGGGCACACGGGGCTCGGGCCCAGCGTGGGGGCGGGTCCGAGGCGGGGGGCCCAGAACAGGAGCCGCACACTGGGGCCCAGGCGGCTGCGGAGCGGAGCGCAGCGGGCGACTGGACTACCACAGCCCGGCTGGCCATGAGCTCGGGATCCGAGCCCCGGACACCCCCGACACCCTTCAGCATCGCAGACATCCTAGGCCCGCGCGTGGTTCCCCGAGGACCCTCTGCGTCACAGCTTCCAGAGTCGAGCCCGGGTCCCACGTCGCCGCTGTGCGCGCTGGAGGAGCTGACTAGTAAAACTTTCCGCGGACTTGACGGACACGCTCCGCAGCCCTCTGCAG GCCGCGCCGCCCCGGGCGCTCTGAGCCTCGGCCCCGCCGGCCGCCGAAGGCGAAAGTCACGCACGGCGTTCACGGCGCAGCAGGTGCTGGAGCTGGAGCGGCGCTTCGTCTGCCAGAAGTACCTGGCGCCGTCGGAGCGCGACGGGCTGGCAGCGAGGCTGGGCTTGGCCAACGCGCAGGTCGTCACGTGGTTCCAGAACCGGCGCGCCAAGCTCAAGCGCGACGTGGAGGAGATGCGCGCCGACGTGGCCTCGCTGCACGCGCTGTCCCCCGAAATCCAGTGCCGCCTCGCGCTACCCCACGGCGCCCCAGGCCTCGGCCGGCCGGACTCCGGGCCGCACCTGTCAGACGAGGAGATACAGGTGGACGATTGA